The following are from one region of the Corylus avellana chromosome ca1, CavTom2PMs-1.0 genome:
- the LOC132182860 gene encoding uncharacterized protein LOC132182860: MKFEELTLMLVRTDLWKRKSSSWFSTFVPCGHFAQCVFTIDGFRNWEKVRNGKDCAFLNHIGKYPTSFHGVAEKSYEDLKNQSQHIQNVFEKLTSEQIANNRLQLKASIDVVRVLAFQGVTFRGRDESVSSTNRENFVEILGLTISYNEQLAEVIAKAPKNATYTSPTVQKQILDVFSTKVKEVIRNEIGDAKFCIIVDEARDKSMKEQMAIVLRFVDKNGFVRERFFGLVHGYGGASNMRGGRNGLQALVSNDCPYAYYIHCFAHCLQLALMAASKEVIFVHQFLTKLNVVVNLVCASCNWHEELRVAQAAKNAYMIAIDEIESGMGLNQISTLQRPGDTRWSSHLRSVSDLIKIYSPACEVIVKIIDVGTSSSQ; this comes from the exons ATGAAATTCGAAGAGCTTACATTAATGCTGGTCCGTACTGACCTCTGGAAAAGAAAGTCATCTTCGTGGTTTTCAACCTTCGTG CCATGTGGGCATTTTGCACAATGTGTATTCACTATAGATGGATTCAGGAATTGGGAGAAAGttagaaatggaaaagattgtGCTTTTCTCAATCATATAGGAAAATATCCAACTTCATTTCACGGAGTTGCTGAGAAGTCATATGAAGATTTAAAGAACCAATCTCAACATATACAGAATGTGTTTGAAAAGCTCACTTCTgaacaaattgcaaacaatcGACTGCAGTTGAAAGCCTCAATTGATGTTGTTCGAGTGCTTGCATTTCAAGGTGTTACTTTTAGAGGTCGGGATGAAAGTGTGAGTTCTACAAATCgtgaaaattttgttgagaTATTGGGTTTGACGATTTCATATAATGAACAACTTGCTGAAGTAATTGCTAAAGCTCCCAAAAATGCCACTTACACATCACCAACggtacaaaaacaaattttagatGTTTTTTCAACCAAAGTAAAGGAAGTAATTCGTAATGAAATTGGTGATGCAAAGTTTTGCATAATTGTTGATGAAGCTCGTGATAAGTCAATGAAGGAGCAAATGGCTatagttttaagatttgttgataAGAATGGCTTTGTTAGAGAACGCTTTTTTGGACTTGTTCAT GGATATGGTGGTGCAAGTAATATGCGAGGGGGGCGGAATGGGTTGCAAGCTttggtttcaaatgattgtCCATATGCCTACTACATTCATTGTTTCGCACATTGTTTGCAATTGGCATTAATGGCGGCGTCAAAAGAAGTCATTTTTGTTCATCAATTTTTAACCAAATTGAATGTTGTTGTCAATTTAGTTTGTGCCTCATGCAATTGGCATGAAGAATTGCGGGTTGCCCAAGCTGCTAAAAATGCTTACATGATTGCAATTGATGAGATTGAGAGTGGAATGGGACTTAATCAAATTAGTACGCTACAACGACCTGGAGATACGCGCTGGAGTTCTCACTTGAGATCAGTTTCTgacttgatcaaaatttatagTCCAGCTTGTGAAGTTATTGTTAAAATCATTGATGTGGGAACTTCTTCTTCCCAATGA